From the Pithys albifrons albifrons isolate INPA30051 chromosome 27, PitAlb_v1, whole genome shotgun sequence genome, the window TCCCCCCCTGCCCACCCGTGGCCTCTCGCCCGGCCGGGGGCGGCTCCGGGCGGGGACGCGGAGCGTTTCTCATCTCTTTATTGAAGGAAGACTATTTCTAGAGTAAAGGCTACATCGTCACCTCGTCCCCTGGGCACGCGGGTCCTCGTGTAAAAAGCCGGGGGGTgcggggagctgggggggggttgtggggtggggtgggggggctcagcctgcccggggacacccccttggggacacccccttggGGACACCAGCGAGAGCGGGGCCGGAGCGAGGGGACAAACCTCGCGGAGACGAGGGGCTGGTGACAGCGCGGGGACCCCGCTCCGGCCAGAGGGGAACAAGCAGGGCTgcaacagagctggggggagGCGGGGCGGGGCGTCCTGGGGTGTGGGGACAGCCCACCCCGCAGCGGGGACTCtgaggggtggggggacacCGGCGGGGCACAGCGGCAGGAgcggcagcgcccgccccgGGGGGCATCGGGGCACATCCTGCGTGGGAGGGGGCAGCGGGGGACGTGGGGTGGGGGGCCCGGCTGGCGGTGGGGCCGGGGGTCTCCCGCCAGAGCTCACCAGGATTGTGCTGGGTCAGGACCTCCCGTTGGACCCGATGCTTTGTGCTTGGGCTGGTGGCTCTGGCTGCGGCGCCAGGATGGGGCTTGGGGGGGTCCACGGCAGCAGGACAGGACTGGGAGGCTGGGGGGGGCCCATGGCACCAGGAGgggactgggggctcaggggggctgTGGCACCAGGACAGGACTGGGGACTCAGGGGGCTGTGGtgccaggatggggctgggggctcaggggggtcaTGGCACCGTGCAGGGGCTGCCCCCGCCCCCGGTCTctgcctgcaggagcagagcactATGGCGTGGGGACGGGGGCGTGGCGAGGGCCTGGGACGTGTGTGACTGTCCCCAAGGGTGACACTGACACCACCACGAGGTCCTTCCCTCCCACGAGGACCGACGGGGGCCGGGGCCGGTGCCACCAGTTGTGCTGTGAGTGTTGGGGGGTGCGGGTGGTCCAGGGGTCCCAGCCGTGTGTCCCCGTTCCTGCCGTGCCCGGTGGGGGCGGCCACGTGTCCCTCGGCTCATGGGGACGCCCCATcttcacccccagccctggggcgAGCGCAGAGGTCCCCACACAGTCACAGTGATGGCACACGGAGGACGAGGGGACGGTCCCGCTGCGATGCCACTGCCACGTCCAGCcgtgggaggggagggagaaagggggTCCGGAGGGGGGGCGCGGGCCAGTCCGGGGCTCTACATGATGCTGCACTTCCCCTTGATTTTGTCTGTCCTCTTCTGCTTGCTGGAGCGCTTCCCATCGATGGTGAGGCTCAcattcctcctcttctccaggttcagcagctcctggaagaGCTCCTTGACGTTGTAGTTCATCTTGGCCGACGTCTCCATGAAGGCGCATTTCCACTCCTTGGCCATGgcctccccctccctgctctccaccTCCCGCTGCGTCTCGTCGCACTTGTTGCCCACCAGCATGATGGGGATGCTCTCCACGCTGCCCTTGATCTGCACGATCTGCTGGTAGATGGGCTTCAGCTCCTCCAGCGACTGCTTGCTGGTGACGGAGAAGACGAGGATGAAGGCATGGCCCTTGGAGATGGAGAGGCGCTGCATGGCCGGGAACTGGTGGCTGCCGGTGGTGTCGGTGATCTGCAGGGTGCACACGCTCTTGTCGCAGCTGATCACCTGCCGGTACGTGTCCTCGATGGTGGGGATGTAGGTGTCGCGGAAGGTCCCCTTCACGAACCGCAGCACCAGCGAGCTCTTGCCGACGCCGCCGGCACCAAAAACCACCACCCGGTAGTCGTTGCTCTGCTCCGGCATCTTGGCCCGGAGGTGCTGCCGATGCTGCGAGGGACAGGGAGGTGTCACACCGGGAGCAGGGGGCTTTGGGATGGCCTCCCCCGCCCCAAATCCAGCTGGCAGCCCCCCTAGAgatgcagctccagccaggcCAGTGCCACGTGGGGGTCATGCCGTGCCCTTGGGATGCCCTTGCTGCCCGGCCTGGGGTGCAGCCGCCTTGGCTATTTTTACTCGCC encodes:
- the DIRAS1 gene encoding GTP-binding protein Di-Ras1; this translates as MPEQSNDYRVVVFGAGGVGKSSLVLRFVKGTFRDTYIPTIEDTYRQVISCDKSVCTLQITDTTGSHQFPAMQRLSISKGHAFILVFSVTSKQSLEELKPIYQQIVQIKGSVESIPIMLVGNKCDETQREVESREGEAMAKEWKCAFMETSAKMNYNVKELFQELLNLEKRRNVSLTIDGKRSSKQKRTDKIKGKCSIM